In Bactrocera oleae isolate idBacOlea1 chromosome 5, idBacOlea1, whole genome shotgun sequence, a genomic segment contains:
- the LOC106625255 gene encoding uncharacterized protein — protein MSQRRILKVAYHGNRQLIRYKLGSTYAEILKTIMQHFQIPYKRKSATTLKLTNEAGKVFSKRQLKNYLLLFPNPKITFHLQSNQQTTASSRRNLKILPRSNNAINTVTTMQQKSRKRQRESDYEYDPTYTTTPVFRMNCFIGVYPSKCSLPPTKRVRFSESSNRIRSIPERSETTAAVKGALQRTSSFVGEYPEMATQAKLTAEHLK, from the exons atgtcaCAACGTAGAATTTTAAAAGTTGCTTACCACGGAAACCGTCAATTAATCCGTTATAAGCTGGGCAGCACTTATGCTGAAATTCTTAAGACAA TCATGCAACATTTCCAGATTCCATACAAACGCAAATCAGCAACAACTCTCAAGCTTACCAACGAAGCTGGCAAAGTATTTAGTAAACGTCAACTCAAAAACTATCTCTTATTGTTTCCGAATCCCAAAATTACATTCCATTTGCAAAGCAATCAACAAACTACAGCAAGTTCGCGAAGGAACCTGAAAATATTGCCACGCAGCAATAACGCAATCAACACTGTGACCACAATGCAGCAGAAGAGTCGAAAGCGTCAACGCGAAAGCGATTACGAATACGATCCCACCTACACAACAACACCTGTATTTCGCATGAACTGTTTCATAGGCGTGTATCCTAGCAAATGTTCTCTGCCGCCTACGAAGCGTGTCCGTTTCAGCGAATCTTCAAACCGCATCAGAAGTATACCTGAACGATCCGAAACAACTGCGGCTGTTAAAGGCGCACTACAGCGGACGAGTTCTTTTGTGGGTGAATATCCGGAAATGGCAACACAAGCAAAACTAACTGCGGaacatttgaaataa